A window of Lytechinus pictus isolate F3 Inbred chromosome 7, Lp3.0, whole genome shotgun sequence contains these coding sequences:
- the LOC129265009 gene encoding serine/threonine-protein kinase Nek9-like isoform X1, with product MSTEDGGFSSSSSTNFLAGANSSDTIQEEMYTPVRVLGKGAFGEAVLYRKTEDNSLVVWKEVNLTRCSERVMYDAQNEIEILSMLNHANIISYFNHFLDEQSLFIEMEYANGGTLYEKIVHQDGTLFEEELVLWYLFQTVAAVAYIHQIDVLHRDIKTLNIFLTKSGLIKLGDFGISRVLGDDKMAETVVGTPLYMSPELVKGQQYNAKSDIWAIGCVLYELLTLRRVFEASNQLKVVWGIVQKEHEDIDERYSKEMHSLVTQLLAKEPEKRPSAAEIMANPLLNDKKKERERKVWELNGIVRKAKSQSSFQAETVPVVTFTNSEVFYWGGGRLTPLKLEAFKDGNRALQVAAGHSHFAAVTVEKEIFTWANVHGGQELVGQLGHGDTACYKAPKKVEKLQGIPVKAVSCGEEFTACVTDEGKLYTFGSDYYGCLGRGEDYEPEDDDDNDEEEVKSPIMVSFFDERPVDKISCGDNHILALTQDKQVYSWGCGEFGRLGIGTEDDCRLPQKVTFQGKKEIKTVCAGSEGSFFLTTDGKMYACGSNEHNRLGFNTVTAGLRKRIVKECYDIPYKDVPTLVKPLNRYNIKAISAGHTHSATIDSFGRLIMFGSNQYGQLGVGDCKGRSGICEVKGVLTGKHVVSASCGDGFTIIATTDNQIFSFGHVDSGRLGHGDDLSGSHKKKQSISTPKPVFGSLHMVSGLSCRYWHTIIIAEKVLSKSKTFRSPRMDSTSSKVSSQVSQDSVFTESFDQESEKSTPDPTPVRSSQSVESRQSSLQVPSANHTPETSSNDVEHYTGSSGQETGGSVSQRDERSNGGGDDDDDENSEESSMPPWLKNELEEAEFIPMPTIESVNNDRTDSATPINNDPSQHNSTTNKLPSDKPTLDGTGSTDSGFHRPHFVPPLSFAALSQSGDSFKMGLARDAEVEALRDRVTHLENENQKLFNMVSDQQARLLELEKRLTQIEGTGV from the exons ATGTCTACAGAAGATGGGGGATTTTCCTCCTCGAGCTCAACAAATTTCCTTGCCGGTGCAAACAGCAGTGATACGATACAGGAGGAAATGTACACACCTGTAAGAGTGCTTGGAAAGGGAGCTTTTGGTGAAGCAGTTCTCTACAGGAAAACAGAG gaCAATTCGTTGGTGGTATGGAAGGAGGTGAATTTGACGCGTTGCTCTGAGAGAGTCATGTATGATGCTCAGAATGAAATAGAGATCCTCTCAATGTTAAATCATGCAAATATAATCTCTTATTTCAATCATTTCTTGGATGAGCAATCACTTTTCATTGAAATGGAGTATGCCAATG GAGGCACCCTTTATGAGAAAATTGTTCATCAAGATGGTACACTGTTTGAAGAAGAG CTGGTGTTATGGTATCTGTTCCAAACTGTTGCTGCTGTGGCATATATTCATCAAATAGATGTCCTTCACAG AGATATTAAGACACTCAATATATTCTTGACGAAATCTGGATTGATAAAGCTTGGAGACTTTGGCATCTCTAGAGTTTTAGGGGATGATAAAATGGCAGAAACG GTTGTTGGGACTCCATTGTACATGTCACCAGAATTAGTAAAAGGACAGCA ATACAATGCTAAGAGTGACATATGGGCAATTGGATGTGTGCTTTATGAACTTCTCACTCTCAGAAGAGTATTTGAGGCTTCg AACCAGTTGAAGGTTGTATGGGGGATCGTACAGAAGGAACATGAGGATATTGATGAACGATACAGCAAAGAGATGCACAGCTTAGTTACACAACTCCTAGCCAAG GAACCAGAAAAGAGACCAAGTGCTGCTGAAATCATGGCAAACCCATTGCTGAATGACAAGAAAAA AGAACGAGAAAGGAAGGTTTGGGAGCTGAATGGCATAGTGAGGAAAGCTAAAAGTCAAAGCAGCTTCCAAGCAGAAACGGTACCAGTTGTTACTTTCACAAACAGTGAG GTATTTTACTGGGGTGGGGGTCGCCTGACTCCTCTGAAGCTTGAAGCATTCAAAGATGGAAACAGAGCATTACAAGTGGCAGCAGGCCACTCACACTTTGCTGCTGTCACTGTAGAGAAGGAAATTTTTACTTGGGCT AATGTCCATGGTGGTCAAGAGTTAGTTGGTCAGCTTGGACACGGAGATACAGCTTGTTACAAAGCTCCAAAAAAGGTTGAAAAGCTGCAGGGTATACCGGTCAAGGCAGTATCATGCGGGGAAGAGTTCACCGCTTGTGTCACAG aTGAAGGGAAGTTATACACATTTGGCTCAGACTACTATGGTTGTTTAGGAAGAGGCGAGGACTATGAAcccgaagatgatgatgacaacgatgAGGAAGAAGTGAAGAGTCCTATCATGGTATCATTCTTTGACGAGAGACCTGTAGATAAGATATCATGTGGTGATAATCACATCTTAGCTCTGACTCAAGACAAACAGGTCTACTCATGGGGATGTGGAGAGTTTG gACGGCTTGGAATTGGCACTGAAGATGATTGTAGGCTGCCTCAGAAG GTAACATTCCAAGGTAAGAAGGAGATCAAGACAGTCTGTGCTGGTTCTGAAGGGTCATTCTTCCTTACCACTGATGGCAAGATGTATGCTTGTGGTAGCAATGAACATAATAGATTAGGATTCAACACCGTCACAGCTGGTCTCAGGAAGAGAATAGTCAAG GAGTGCTATGATATCCCTTATAAGGATGTACCTACATTAGTGAAACCTCTTAACAGATATAATATCAAGGCTATTTCAGCTGGACATACACACTCTGCTACTATTGATA GTTTCGGTCGTTTGATCATGTTTGGTTCCAATCAATATGGTCAGTTAGGTGTAGGAGATTGTAAAGGAAGATCAGGAATATGTGAAGTAAAAGGCGTTCTTACTGGCAAACATGTAGTATCAGCAAGCTGTGGAGATGGCTTCACTATAATTGCTACCACAG ACAACCAGATCTTTTCATTTGGTCATGTTGATAGCGGTCGTTTAGGTCATGGTGATGACCTTTCTGGTAGTCATAAGAAGAAACAATCTATCTCTACTCCTAAACCTGTATTCGGATCTCTTCATATGGTCTCTGGTCTCTCTTGTAGATACTGGCATACCATTATCATTGCAG AAAAAGTTTTATCTAAATCAAAGACGTTCCGCTCACCACGGATGGATAGTACATCAAGCAAAG TGAGTTCCCAAGTCAGCCAAGATAGTGTCTTTACAGAAAGCTTTGATCAAGAGAGCGAGAAGAGCACCCCTGATCCAACACCTGTAAGAAGCTCTCAGAGTGTTGAATCAAGACAGTCATCACTGCAAGTCCCATCTGCCAATCATACACCAGAGACATCATCAAATGATGTAGAACATTACACAGGGAGTTCTGGACAAGAGACCGGTGGCAGTGTGAGCCAAAGAGATGAAAGAAGTAATGGAGggggagatgatgatgatgatgagaatagTGAAGAAAGCAGCATGCCACCATGGCTTAAAAAT GAGCTGGAGGAAGCTGAATTTATTCCCATGCCAACGATAGAGTCTGTAAATAACGATAGGACGGATTCTGCCACTCCTATCAATAACGATCCATCTCAACACAACTCTACAACAAACAAACTCCCATCAGATAAACCCACATTAGATGGTACAGGTTCTACAGACAGTGGTTTCCATCGTCCTCACTTTGTACCTCCTCTAAGCTTTGCAGCACTCTCACAGTCTGGGGATTCTTTCAAGATGGGTTTAGCTAGAGATGCAGAGGTGGAAGCTCTGAGAGACAGGGTCACACATCTAGAAAATGAGAACCAGAAG CTGTTTAACATGGTGTCTGACCAGCAAGCACGTCTTCTAGAGCTGGAGAAGCGATTGACACAGATAGAGGGAACAGGGGTATGA
- the LOC129265009 gene encoding serine/threonine-protein kinase Nek9-like isoform X2, giving the protein MSTEDGGFSSSSSTNFLAGANSSDTIQEEMYTPVRVLGKGAFGEAVLYRKTEDNSLVVWKEVNLTRCSERVMYDAQNEIEILSMLNHANIISYFNHFLDEQSLFIEMEYANGGTLYEKIVHQDGTLFEEELVLWYLFQTVAAVAYIHQIDVLHRDIKTLNIFLTKSGLIKLGDFGISRVLGDDKMAETVVGTPLYMSPELVKGQQYNAKSDIWAIGCVLYELLTLRRVFEASNQLKVVWGIVQKEHEDIDERYSKEMHSLVTQLLAKEPEKRPSAAEIMANPLLNDKKKERERKVWELNGIVRKAKSQSSFQAETVPVVTFTNSEVFYWGGGRLTPLKLEAFKDGNRALQVAAGHSHFAAVTVEKEIFTWANVHGGQELVGQLGHGDTACYKAPKKVEKLQGIPVKAVSCGEEFTACVTDEGKLYTFGSDYYGCLGRGEDYEPEDDDDNDEEEVKSPIMVSFFDERPVDKISCGDNHILALTQDKQVYSWGCGEFGRLGIGTEDDCRLPQKVTFQGKKEIKTVCAGSEGSFFLTTDGKMYACGSNEHNRLGFNTVTAGLRKRIVKECYDIPYKDVPTLVKPLNRYNIKAISAGHTHSATIDSFGRLIMFGSNQYGQLGVGDCKGRSGICEVKGVLTGKHVVSASCGDGFTIIATTDNQIFSFGHVDSGRLGHGDDLSGSHKKKQSISTPKPVFGSLHMVSGLSCRYWHTIIIAEKVLSKSKTFRSPRMDSTSSKESFDQESEKSTPDPTPVRSSQSVESRQSSLQVPSANHTPETSSNDVEHYTGSSGQETGGSVSQRDERSNGGGDDDDDENSEESSMPPWLKNELEEAEFIPMPTIESVNNDRTDSATPINNDPSQHNSTTNKLPSDKPTLDGTGSTDSGFHRPHFVPPLSFAALSQSGDSFKMGLARDAEVEALRDRVTHLENENQKLFNMVSDQQARLLELEKRLTQIEGTGV; this is encoded by the exons ATGTCTACAGAAGATGGGGGATTTTCCTCCTCGAGCTCAACAAATTTCCTTGCCGGTGCAAACAGCAGTGATACGATACAGGAGGAAATGTACACACCTGTAAGAGTGCTTGGAAAGGGAGCTTTTGGTGAAGCAGTTCTCTACAGGAAAACAGAG gaCAATTCGTTGGTGGTATGGAAGGAGGTGAATTTGACGCGTTGCTCTGAGAGAGTCATGTATGATGCTCAGAATGAAATAGAGATCCTCTCAATGTTAAATCATGCAAATATAATCTCTTATTTCAATCATTTCTTGGATGAGCAATCACTTTTCATTGAAATGGAGTATGCCAATG GAGGCACCCTTTATGAGAAAATTGTTCATCAAGATGGTACACTGTTTGAAGAAGAG CTGGTGTTATGGTATCTGTTCCAAACTGTTGCTGCTGTGGCATATATTCATCAAATAGATGTCCTTCACAG AGATATTAAGACACTCAATATATTCTTGACGAAATCTGGATTGATAAAGCTTGGAGACTTTGGCATCTCTAGAGTTTTAGGGGATGATAAAATGGCAGAAACG GTTGTTGGGACTCCATTGTACATGTCACCAGAATTAGTAAAAGGACAGCA ATACAATGCTAAGAGTGACATATGGGCAATTGGATGTGTGCTTTATGAACTTCTCACTCTCAGAAGAGTATTTGAGGCTTCg AACCAGTTGAAGGTTGTATGGGGGATCGTACAGAAGGAACATGAGGATATTGATGAACGATACAGCAAAGAGATGCACAGCTTAGTTACACAACTCCTAGCCAAG GAACCAGAAAAGAGACCAAGTGCTGCTGAAATCATGGCAAACCCATTGCTGAATGACAAGAAAAA AGAACGAGAAAGGAAGGTTTGGGAGCTGAATGGCATAGTGAGGAAAGCTAAAAGTCAAAGCAGCTTCCAAGCAGAAACGGTACCAGTTGTTACTTTCACAAACAGTGAG GTATTTTACTGGGGTGGGGGTCGCCTGACTCCTCTGAAGCTTGAAGCATTCAAAGATGGAAACAGAGCATTACAAGTGGCAGCAGGCCACTCACACTTTGCTGCTGTCACTGTAGAGAAGGAAATTTTTACTTGGGCT AATGTCCATGGTGGTCAAGAGTTAGTTGGTCAGCTTGGACACGGAGATACAGCTTGTTACAAAGCTCCAAAAAAGGTTGAAAAGCTGCAGGGTATACCGGTCAAGGCAGTATCATGCGGGGAAGAGTTCACCGCTTGTGTCACAG aTGAAGGGAAGTTATACACATTTGGCTCAGACTACTATGGTTGTTTAGGAAGAGGCGAGGACTATGAAcccgaagatgatgatgacaacgatgAGGAAGAAGTGAAGAGTCCTATCATGGTATCATTCTTTGACGAGAGACCTGTAGATAAGATATCATGTGGTGATAATCACATCTTAGCTCTGACTCAAGACAAACAGGTCTACTCATGGGGATGTGGAGAGTTTG gACGGCTTGGAATTGGCACTGAAGATGATTGTAGGCTGCCTCAGAAG GTAACATTCCAAGGTAAGAAGGAGATCAAGACAGTCTGTGCTGGTTCTGAAGGGTCATTCTTCCTTACCACTGATGGCAAGATGTATGCTTGTGGTAGCAATGAACATAATAGATTAGGATTCAACACCGTCACAGCTGGTCTCAGGAAGAGAATAGTCAAG GAGTGCTATGATATCCCTTATAAGGATGTACCTACATTAGTGAAACCTCTTAACAGATATAATATCAAGGCTATTTCAGCTGGACATACACACTCTGCTACTATTGATA GTTTCGGTCGTTTGATCATGTTTGGTTCCAATCAATATGGTCAGTTAGGTGTAGGAGATTGTAAAGGAAGATCAGGAATATGTGAAGTAAAAGGCGTTCTTACTGGCAAACATGTAGTATCAGCAAGCTGTGGAGATGGCTTCACTATAATTGCTACCACAG ACAACCAGATCTTTTCATTTGGTCATGTTGATAGCGGTCGTTTAGGTCATGGTGATGACCTTTCTGGTAGTCATAAGAAGAAACAATCTATCTCTACTCCTAAACCTGTATTCGGATCTCTTCATATGGTCTCTGGTCTCTCTTGTAGATACTGGCATACCATTATCATTGCAG AAAAAGTTTTATCTAAATCAAAGACGTTCCGCTCACCACGGATGGATAGTACATCAAGCAAAG AAAGCTTTGATCAAGAGAGCGAGAAGAGCACCCCTGATCCAACACCTGTAAGAAGCTCTCAGAGTGTTGAATCAAGACAGTCATCACTGCAAGTCCCATCTGCCAATCATACACCAGAGACATCATCAAATGATGTAGAACATTACACAGGGAGTTCTGGACAAGAGACCGGTGGCAGTGTGAGCCAAAGAGATGAAAGAAGTAATGGAGggggagatgatgatgatgatgagaatagTGAAGAAAGCAGCATGCCACCATGGCTTAAAAAT GAGCTGGAGGAAGCTGAATTTATTCCCATGCCAACGATAGAGTCTGTAAATAACGATAGGACGGATTCTGCCACTCCTATCAATAACGATCCATCTCAACACAACTCTACAACAAACAAACTCCCATCAGATAAACCCACATTAGATGGTACAGGTTCTACAGACAGTGGTTTCCATCGTCCTCACTTTGTACCTCCTCTAAGCTTTGCAGCACTCTCACAGTCTGGGGATTCTTTCAAGATGGGTTTAGCTAGAGATGCAGAGGTGGAAGCTCTGAGAGACAGGGTCACACATCTAGAAAATGAGAACCAGAAG CTGTTTAACATGGTGTCTGACCAGCAAGCACGTCTTCTAGAGCTGGAGAAGCGATTGACACAGATAGAGGGAACAGGGGTATGA